The following proteins come from a genomic window of Aquimarina sp. MAR_2010_214:
- a CDS encoding NifU family protein — protein MTSEELKINVEKALDEIRPFLESDGGNISLISIEDDKVVKVQLEGACVGCSVNQMTLKSGVEMTIKKYAPQIEEVLNIE, from the coding sequence ATGACTTCTGAAGAATTAAAAATTAATGTAGAAAAGGCGCTAGATGAAATAAGACCTTTTTTGGAAAGTGATGGAGGAAATATTTCTTTAATTTCTATTGAAGATGATAAGGTCGTTAAAGTTCAGTTAGAAGGCGCATGTGTAGGATGTAGTGTAAATCAAATGACTCTTAAATCTGGAGTAGAAATGACGATTAAGAAATACGCACCTCAGATCGAAGAGGTGCTTAATATAGAATAA
- a CDS encoding MGMT family protein, with the protein MKKNEIDTGSESGTNFFDRVYDVAKLIPYGRVTSYGAIAKYLGAARSARMVGWAMNACGGREDVPAHRVVNRKGILTGKHHFQGTNLMQQLLENEDVEVVDNQIIDFEKLFWDPMKEL; encoded by the coding sequence ATGAAGAAAAATGAGATAGATACCGGGTCAGAGTCTGGTACAAATTTTTTTGATAGAGTATATGACGTTGCCAAACTCATCCCGTATGGTAGAGTTACTTCTTATGGAGCAATTGCAAAATATTTAGGTGCTGCACGTAGTGCCAGAATGGTAGGTTGGGCAATGAATGCTTGTGGGGGTCGTGAAGATGTCCCCGCGCATCGTGTAGTAAATAGAAAAGGAATTCTTACTGGGAAACACCATTTTCAAGGAACAAATCTAATGCAACAGTTGTTAGAAAATGAAGATGTTGAAGTTGTAGATAACCAAATCATAGATTTCGAAAAGTTGTTCTGGGACCCTATGAAAGAATTATAG
- the trmB gene encoding tRNA (guanosine(46)-N7)-methyltransferase TrmB, which yields MGSKNKLKRFNENRTFHNVVEPTREDVLNNTLGYKGKWKEKFFKNQKPIVLELGCGKGEYTVGLAEKYPDKNFIGIDIKGARFWRGAKTAIEDEMHNVGFIRTQIELIDHIFEEGEIDEIWITFPDPQIKYKRTKHRLTNHDFLQRYKKVLKPDGIIHLKTDSEFMHGYTLGLLHGEGHEILYANHNVYHNEGSPEVVTAIQTFYEKQYLEQNKPITYIQFRII from the coding sequence GTGGGAAGTAAGAATAAATTAAAACGATTTAACGAAAACAGAACCTTTCATAATGTGGTAGAACCTACCCGAGAAGATGTACTTAACAATACACTAGGGTATAAAGGTAAATGGAAGGAGAAATTTTTCAAAAACCAAAAACCGATCGTTCTAGAGTTAGGCTGTGGTAAAGGAGAATATACAGTAGGATTAGCCGAAAAATACCCTGACAAGAATTTTATTGGTATTGATATCAAAGGAGCTCGCTTTTGGCGAGGAGCTAAAACTGCAATCGAAGATGAGATGCATAATGTAGGGTTTATAAGAACTCAAATAGAATTAATCGACCATATTTTTGAAGAAGGAGAAATTGACGAAATATGGATTACATTTCCTGATCCACAAATCAAATACAAACGCACAAAGCATCGATTAACCAATCATGACTTTTTACAGCGCTATAAAAAAGTTTTAAAACCAGACGGAATTATACATCTCAAAACTGATAGCGAATTTATGCACGGATACACATTAGGATTATTACATGGTGAAGGTCACGAAATACTTTATGCCAATCATAATGTATATCATAATGAAGGGTCTCCAGAGGTTGTAACTGCGATTCAAACTTTTTATGAAAAACAATATTTAGAACAAAATAAACCTATAACTTACATCCAGTTTAGGATCATATAA
- a CDS encoding LysE family translocator translates to METTKLFLVTFFASLVGVIPPGLVNMTVARTCLERGKNNGVLVAVGASIVVIFQALIAILLAKYIFFNPYVRNILLRTGAVIFFFMAIYFFAKAKQKSTKIKVYRNNDTRSFFKGIMMSAINVLPIPYFCAIAAGMSVSGKIEYDVLRIIAFIIAAGSGTFVTLYFYVFSFLKIEKKTASITKYSNYFMAILMLILVAITLARIIYTWE, encoded by the coding sequence TTGGAAACTACCAAACTATTTTTAGTTACATTTTTTGCATCACTCGTTGGAGTAATACCTCCTGGATTGGTAAATATGACCGTAGCCAGAACTTGTCTGGAGAGAGGTAAAAATAATGGAGTCTTAGTTGCAGTTGGTGCATCAATAGTTGTAATATTTCAGGCACTGATAGCAATTCTTTTGGCTAAATATATTTTTTTCAACCCATATGTTAGAAATATATTACTCCGTACAGGAGCAGTGATCTTTTTTTTCATGGCTATCTATTTTTTCGCTAAGGCGAAACAAAAAAGCACAAAAATAAAAGTCTATCGAAATAACGATACCAGAAGCTTTTTTAAAGGTATTATGATGTCTGCAATTAATGTATTACCCATACCCTATTTCTGTGCTATTGCGGCTGGGATGAGTGTTAGTGGTAAAATAGAGTATGATGTCTTACGAATTATTGCTTTTATCATAGCAGCAGGATCTGGAACGTTTGTAACCCTATATTTTTATGTATTTTCTTTCCTTAAAATCGAAAAGAAAACAGCATCTATTACTAAATATTCTAATTATTTTATGGCTATATTAATGTTGATTCTTGTCGCCATAACCTTAGCGAGAATTATATACACATGGGAATGA
- a CDS encoding Mrp/NBP35 family ATP-binding protein, whose amino-acid sequence MKLEKSDILKALETITVAGEGKNMVESGAVKNVITFGDEVIVDLVLTTPALHIRKRAEVDVMKVIHEKVYEKAKIKVNIKVEAPAAQPQNNEIKGKSIPGITNIIAVASGKGGVGKSTVTSNIAVTLAKMGFKVGVLDADIYGPSVPIMFDVERERPLSVKEDGKSKMKPIENYGVKILSIGFFTQPNQAVVWRGPMAAKALNQMIFDAAWGELDFMLIDLPPGTGDIHLSIMQSLPITGAVVVSTPQNVALADARKGVAMFQQDSINVPVLGIIENMAYFTPEELPNNKYYIFGKEGAKYLAEDLDVPFLGEIPLVQSIREAGDAGRPAALQTATPTEQAFEELTKNVVQEVVNRNDNLPPTEAIKITTMAGCSAIKK is encoded by the coding sequence ATGAAGTTAGAGAAATCGGATATCTTAAAAGCATTAGAAACTATCACTGTAGCTGGCGAAGGCAAGAACATGGTAGAAAGTGGTGCTGTGAAAAATGTAATTACTTTTGGTGATGAAGTCATTGTAGATTTGGTGTTGACCACCCCGGCATTGCATATTCGTAAACGTGCCGAAGTAGATGTAATGAAAGTTATTCATGAGAAAGTATATGAGAAGGCAAAAATAAAAGTTAATATTAAAGTTGAAGCTCCTGCAGCTCAACCTCAAAACAACGAGATTAAAGGAAAATCCATCCCAGGAATTACTAATATTATTGCGGTAGCTTCTGGTAAAGGAGGTGTAGGTAAATCTACCGTAACTTCTAATATTGCAGTAACTTTGGCTAAAATGGGATTCAAAGTTGGGGTGTTGGATGCAGACATTTATGGCCCTTCTGTTCCTATAATGTTTGATGTGGAACGTGAGCGACCTCTTTCTGTAAAAGAAGATGGGAAATCCAAAATGAAACCTATAGAAAATTACGGAGTTAAGATCTTATCTATTGGTTTTTTCACACAACCTAATCAGGCTGTAGTCTGGAGAGGACCAATGGCAGCAAAGGCACTTAATCAAATGATTTTTGATGCAGCATGGGGAGAGCTCGATTTTATGTTAATTGATTTACCACCAGGTACAGGAGATATACACTTGTCTATTATGCAATCTCTACCGATAACCGGAGCTGTGGTAGTTAGCACCCCACAAAATGTAGCTCTTGCAGATGCCAGAAAAGGAGTAGCCATGTTTCAGCAAGACAGTATTAATGTACCTGTCTTGGGGATTATAGAAAATATGGCATATTTTACACCAGAGGAACTTCCTAATAATAAATATTATATCTTTGGTAAAGAAGGAGCTAAGTATCTTGCAGAAGATCTTGATGTTCCGTTTTTAGGAGAAATCCCATTGGTGCAAAGTATACGTGAAGCTGGAGATGCAGGAAGACCTGCGGCATTGCAAACAGCAACTCCTACAGAACAAGCCTTTGAAGAATTGACAAAGAATGTGGTTCAGGAAGTAGTAAACAGAAATGATAATCTACCTCCTACCGAAGCAATTAAAATAACAACAATGGCAGGCTGCTCTGCTATAAAAAAATAG